Proteins from a genomic interval of Symmachiella macrocystis:
- a CDS encoding PQQ-binding-like beta-propeller repeat protein: protein MKIFVPCLVILAGLSTNLMAEEPAEQREFNWPEWRGPLATGVAPHGNPPLKWSEEENVDWKVEIPGLGYASPIVWGDQVFVLTAVDTGKKGEPTAKPEAAAAEEQRPEGDRPRRRGRGRGGRRRRPSEAPSNIHDFVVMSIDRKNGEVIWKKTARSQVPHEGFRPGDNSFASASPVTDGKYLYASFGSFGIYCYDLNGKLIWEKDLGDFHMRNGFGEGGTPALYGDWLIVNCDQETNSFIVGMNAKTGEIQWKIDRDEASSWGTPLIVEFDGKTQVVVNGANRVRSYNITNGKVIWECGGQTGNVIPAPVRLGDNVVCMSGWKGTAIFSIPLSAKGDISGTDTINWYYDRSSDYRAGTPYVPSPLLYGDALYFLKSYNGILTRMSAVTGEVDYDNKRLGSISRVYASPVGATDRVYITGRGGTTMVLKLSPEYEVLATNKLDSPVDATPAIVGDQMIVRGQKYLYCFREK, encoded by the coding sequence ATGAAAATCTTCGTCCCATGTCTGGTGATTCTCGCCGGTTTGTCGACCAATTTAATGGCGGAAGAACCCGCTGAACAACGAGAATTCAACTGGCCCGAATGGCGAGGTCCGCTGGCGACCGGCGTGGCTCCCCACGGCAATCCGCCGCTCAAGTGGAGCGAAGAGGAAAATGTCGACTGGAAAGTCGAAATCCCCGGACTCGGGTATGCGTCACCTATCGTGTGGGGCGACCAGGTGTTCGTTTTGACTGCAGTTGACACGGGAAAGAAAGGAGAACCAACGGCCAAGCCCGAGGCTGCCGCGGCCGAGGAGCAGCGGCCCGAAGGTGATCGCCCCCGGCGACGAGGACGCGGTCGTGGGGGACGCCGACGCCGGCCGTCTGAGGCTCCGTCGAACATTCACGATTTTGTGGTGATGAGCATTGATCGTAAAAACGGTGAGGTGATTTGGAAAAAGACAGCGCGCTCGCAGGTTCCCCACGAAGGGTTCCGCCCCGGCGACAACAGTTTTGCCTCCGCCTCACCGGTCACCGACGGTAAATATTTGTACGCCTCTTTTGGATCGTTCGGCATCTATTGCTACGACCTGAACGGCAAGTTGATTTGGGAAAAAGACCTGGGCGATTTTCACATGCGCAATGGATTCGGCGAAGGGGGAACGCCCGCGCTGTATGGCGATTGGTTGATTGTGAATTGTGACCAGGAAACTAATTCGTTTATCGTTGGCATGAACGCTAAAACAGGTGAAATTCAATGGAAAATCGACCGCGACGAGGCTTCCAGTTGGGGGACTCCGTTGATCGTCGAATTTGACGGTAAAACACAAGTTGTCGTCAACGGCGCCAATCGCGTACGGAGCTACAATATCACCAACGGCAAGGTGATCTGGGAATGCGGCGGCCAAACCGGAAACGTCATTCCAGCGCCGGTGCGTTTGGGCGACAACGTGGTCTGCATGTCGGGATGGAAGGGAACGGCCATCTTTTCGATTCCCTTGTCCGCCAAGGGAGATATTTCTGGCACCGACACGATCAACTGGTACTACGATCGGAGTTCGGATTATCGCGCGGGAACGCCGTATGTCCCGTCGCCGTTGCTGTATGGCGACGCGTTGTATTTTCTCAAGTCGTATAACGGAATCCTGACGCGGATGTCGGCGGTGACCGGTGAAGTCGATTACGACAACAAGCGACTGGGGAGTATTTCACGCGTGTACGCTTCGCCGGTGGGGGCTACTGACCGGGTTTATATTACCGGACGCGGCGGGACGACGATGGTGCTGAAACTCAGCCCCGAGTACGAAGTCTTGGCGACAAATAAGCTGGACTCGCCGGTTGACGCGACTCCCGCAATCGTTGGGGATCAGATGATCGTGCGGGGGCAAAAGTATTTGTATTGCTTTCGAGAGAAATAG